ACATGAGGAATATCATCTTCCAAATAAACCTCTGAAATTTCTTTAAAGCCAAACCTACCGTAAAAATCGGTCAGATGCGCCTGAGCCCCAATAATGATTGGCCTATCCGGATATTTTTCTGAAATCACATTCAGCGTTTTTTCTAAAAGAAGATTCCCTAACCCTTGCTTTCGATAATTAGGATTGATCAGCACTCTGCCAAAAGACACTGTTTCACCATTATCGATGATTCGGATATAGCCTACAATAGCCTGCTCTTCCTGCAACCACGTATGTATCGCATACTCATCAACATCATCGATCTCTTGATATGGACAATTCTGTTCGACTACAAAAACGGCTGTCCGCAACTTAGCAATATCAAAAAACTCCTTTGTGGTTAGATTCGAAAATTCTTTTACATGATAGTCCATCTTTTAGCTCCTTGCTTTACTCATTCATTTTTAGCGATCCTGGCCCTGAGCGATACATGACCTTCATGCTTTCACTGTCCATTGAAGGATATAAAAAGTCTACCAAAACGATATTTCCTTTTGTTTTAGACTCTTTGCCTAATTGAATCAACGTTCCTTCTTCTGATTGCTTAGAATCTAATGTATATACATAACCTTCTTTTTCTCTTAAGTACTCGATATACTTTTGTAATTCTTTTTCACTGATACTGCCTGCTTTATATGTCAGTGTTGTCATTCGAACTTTATTTTTTACTTCGCTATTTGTACCAACGATTTTTTTCTCCCCGATCACTGAGTAAACAGATGGAACCTTATCATCATTCACTTCGATATTTTCAGCTGTATTAGACGCACACCCAACAAGTAAAAACATCAAACCAGCAAATAGCATCACTTTAACAATTTTTTTCATCTCAATTCCCCTTTTTTAATCTTGATTAATTATAGCATAAATAGAAAAGCAGCTAAAACCTGCGGCTGACAAGCTTTAACTGTTTTTCTTCATTAAAAAAATAAACGAATCCCATTCCATATATTTAGCAGCAACACAAGTAGAATCACTACTTGATAAATCTGTGTGACTCGTTCAGAGGATACTTTTCCACTGATCAAGGCTCCTACAAACCCGCCAATGATCGCTGCTGGAACCACATAAAGCAACAAACTCAAATCAAAACGTCCGAAACCATTTCCTTGCGCGATCGTCATTAGCTTCGCTGCTTGTGAAAAGAAAATCGTGATGATCGAATAAACAGTCGCTTCCTTAATTGCAATACCAAAGCATAGCATCAACAGAGCAACATTGATTGGTCCACCGCCAATACCTAGTAAAGTAGAAATAAATCCTAAAAATACTCCAACTGTCACATACCAAAAAGGGGCAGTTAAATGTAGCGTCCGTTCTTTACCAAATTTGGTGTAAGTAAAGGCAAACATCAATGTCATGATCGTTAAAACAATCTGGATCAGCTGTACATATTTCTCATCCGAGAACCACTTAAGCAAAAATTCGAAGCTGCTATTTCCAGCAATACCGCCAATAACTGATCCCAAAGAAACAAGTAACGCGATCTGAACGCGTAACGTCAATCCATTTTTTAGCTGCCTTAATGTCGAAACGATCGACATGGTGAAGACTGCTACACTAGAATAAAATGAGATCGCCGCTAACGGGTGAAAATGAAGGGCATCTAACACCGGCTTGATGATCACACCGCCACCCATGCCAGAAATAGCTCCAACTGTATTCGCGAATATAATCACAAGGAAATAAATTATCCCTACAAGCAAATCGTGTCATCTCCTAGCTATTTAGACCTTTTTAAGCTTTTCTTCGTCTAGCAAAATCAACAAACTTAAACTTATCTAATCTGTGTCTAGATTCAGTGTACTCAAAACAACGAGTATCCTCTAAACTGACCACACTGCGGACGACAACAATGTAAGTATCCTCATTTAAGTCCATCAAACGCTGATCATTTTCTGTCACGGCTTCAACTGTGATTTCTTTTTGAGCATAACTAATCTCTAAGCCTAAATCATTTTCAAAATAATCATAAATCGAATCTGCCGCTCGTTCTTCCGGAAGCTCTGCAATGATTTCTTTTAAAAGGTAATCAATATCAATGATCACAACTTCTCCGTCGATTTCCCGCTGCCGTACCAAGCGCCAGACAGCTGCATCTTTTTTCCAGCCCGTTAAGCGTGCTAAAGAATCGTCCACTTTTTCTTCTTTCAATTCGACTACTTTTGTCACACTATGTATTTGTTGAGCTTTTTGCAGCTCTTTATAGCTGATTACCCCAGAAATCGGAAAATCAAACTTTCTTACATTCAATACGATAGAGCCTTTGCCCTGTTTCTTTTGGATGTATCCCGCATTGATCAAGAGATTCAACGCTTTACGAATCGTCTCTCTCGAAACAGAATAGCGTTCAACCAGCTGATTTTCACTCGGTAATAATGTTCCCGGCGGATAATCACCCTCTAAAATTCCTTTTTCCAATTCTAAAAATATATCATGAAATTTGTTCACTTTCAGCCCTCCAACCTAGGATACTCAAACAAAATGATAGCATATTCCACCTTAAAAAAATAGCATCTGCCGTAACTAACCCTTTTAATTCAGGCAATTCTTTTCTGTTATCACACTTGTATTTACAAGCGTTTCATACTATAATGAACACAACACCAACATGTCTATACAAGTTAAAAAACTCTTTAAGGAGCGACAACTATGAACTTTCTACTTCTCAACTTCACTAAAAGCAGCTTGACCGTTCAGGAAAAACAAATGGATCAGCTTCTATCAGAACATGTACTGCCGCTTACATCAATGACCTTTCCTCAATCATTCGACTCTTTAGCACTGCAGCTCAAAGAAAAATATCCTAGTATCATTGGCGCTGTTTGCGATGGGTTGTCTGCAGAATTTTATGCTGAACACCCTCAGCTTTCTCCTTTAAACGCTGGAGCCGAAGCTATCATTAAAATCTTATCTGAAACCTTGAATATTCCTGTGTTGACTCCTGCAGAAGCAGCTGCTACGAATGATTTGGAACACGCATTCAAAGAAAAACAAGAGCAACTATGCTGGAATCTGGATTATTTTGGCTATACTCCAGGTAAAGAAGAGTATTCTGTGGAGTCCTTATTGACGATCGGGAATGGCTTTATGGGCTTACGTGGTACAACCGCAGAGATGAGCTTGTCAAAAGACCACTACCCTGCAACCTATATCGCTGGACTTTATAATGAAGAAAAATCTGAAATTGCAGGGCAAATCGTAGAAAATGAAGATTTTGTCAACACACCAAATAACCAGTATATCAGTGTTCAGGTTGAAGGTACAAACGAGTGGTTAACTTTAGAACAGTCAACACTAAAAGCTTTGCATAGAAACTTAAACTTGAAAAATGGGTTATTCACCGCTCATATGCTTATTGAAGATTCACAGCAGCATCAACTGGAAATTACGGCTCTAAAGATCGTCAATATGGCAAAAATGAACAATTACAGTATCAAGTACATGATCAAGCCTGTCAATTTTTCTAAAAATATCTCTGTTAAAACAATGACCGATGGTTCTGTCTATAACTTTAACGTTGAGCGCTATCGTAATTTAACAGCGAAACATTTTCACATCACTGAACTAGTTGCTGATCAGAACAAAACAAGTATCACAGTCCAAACGAATCAATCTAAAATCGATGTTCGTCAAACATCAGCCATCATTGGTGATTTCTTTACCGATAAAGAAGTAATAAATACAGTAAATGAAGAAACCATCGAACAAACAATGACTTTTTACGCTGAACAAGATGTGCAATATACCCTTGAAAAGCACGTTCAAGTCACAGCAGCGATTGCACAACAGAGCTTTAAACAGCCTAGTACATCGGCAACTTCTTTCGATATTGAGCTGGCTGAAAGTACAAAAGCCTGGGAATCACTATGGAAAAAATCGGACATTCAAGTGTCTGGTGATTTAATGTCGCAAAAATTACTAAGGATCCATACGTATCATCTTCTCGTTTCTGCTTCTCCTTTCAGTAACAATGAGCTAGATGTCTCTGTGACTGCCCGCGGCTTGCATGGTGAAGCTTACCGTGGTCATATTTTCTGGGATGAAATTTTTATTTTGCCGTTTTATATTCTTCATTTCCCGCAAACAGCGAAACAGTTGTTGATGTATCGGTATAATCGCTTAGGGAAAGCAAAAGAGAATGCAATCGAAAGTAATTATGAAGGAGCAATGTTCCCTTGGCAGTCTGGACTTGACGGCAGTGAGGATACACAAAAACTTCATTTGAATCCTTTAAATGGCGAATGGGGCGAAGATCATAGTATTTTACAACGGCATGTGTCACTAGCGATCGCTTATAACGTTTGGATGTATTGGAATAATACAGGTGATGATCGATTTATCAAGGAATATGGTGCTGAAATGTTACTGGAAATTGCAAATTTCTGGCGCAGTGCAGCGACATTCGATAAAGAAACAGGACGTTATTTCATCGATAAAGTCATGGGACCCGATGAGTTCCACGAAGCCTATCCTGACAGTACTGAAAGCGGCCTAAAAAACAATGCTTATACCAACTTGATGGTTGTCTGGTTATTTGAAGAAGTCGAAACGATTCTTTCATTATTAAATACGCAAGAACAGGCAGAATTATTTAATAAAACAGGAATCACACAAGAAAATATAGAAAAAATGAAAGACATCCGTAAACACTTAGGAATCGAAATAAATAAAGAAGGTATTATCGCCCAATACGAAGGCTATTTCGATTTAAAAGAAATCGATTGGGAACAAGCAAAAGCAACTTACGGCAATATTTACCGAATGGATCGTATTCTAAAAGCAGAAGGACAATCACCAGA
This sequence is a window from Enterococcus wangshanyuanii. Protein-coding genes within it:
- a CDS encoding GNAT family N-acetyltransferase; this translates as MDYHVKEFSNLTTKEFFDIAKLRTAVFVVEQNCPYQEIDDVDEYAIHTWLQEEQAIVGYIRIIDNGETVSFGRVLINPNYRKQGLGNLLLEKTLNVISEKYPDRPIIIGAQAHLTDFYGRFGFKEISEVYLEDDIPHVKMRK
- a CDS encoding glycoside hydrolase family 65 protein, yielding MNFLLLNFTKSSLTVQEKQMDQLLSEHVLPLTSMTFPQSFDSLALQLKEKYPSIIGAVCDGLSAEFYAEHPQLSPLNAGAEAIIKILSETLNIPVLTPAEAAATNDLEHAFKEKQEQLCWNLDYFGYTPGKEEYSVESLLTIGNGFMGLRGTTAEMSLSKDHYPATYIAGLYNEEKSEIAGQIVENEDFVNTPNNQYISVQVEGTNEWLTLEQSTLKALHRNLNLKNGLFTAHMLIEDSQQHQLEITALKIVNMAKMNNYSIKYMIKPVNFSKNISVKTMTDGSVYNFNVERYRNLTAKHFHITELVADQNKTSITVQTNQSKIDVRQTSAIIGDFFTDKEVINTVNEETIEQTMTFYAEQDVQYTLEKHVQVTAAIAQQSFKQPSTSATSFDIELAESTKAWESLWKKSDIQVSGDLMSQKLLRIHTYHLLVSASPFSNNELDVSVTARGLHGEAYRGHIFWDEIFILPFYILHFPQTAKQLLMYRYNRLGKAKENAIESNYEGAMFPWQSGLDGSEDTQKLHLNPLNGEWGEDHSILQRHVSLAIAYNVWMYWNNTGDDRFIKEYGAEMLLEIANFWRSAATFDKETGRYFIDKVMGPDEFHEAYPDSTESGLKNNAYTNLMVVWLFEEVETILSLLNTQEQAELFNKTGITQENIEKMKDIRKHLGIEINKEGIIAQYEGYFDLKEIDWEQAKATYGNIYRMDRILKAEGQSPDDYKVAKQADTLMLFYNLNKEKIDEILDDLGYDLPADYLEKNLLYYLNRTSHGSTLSRIVHAQLAEEVKFHDLSWKLYQEALYSDYQDIQGGTTAEGIHTGVMAATIYVTLTTYAGIDIKKEQLSIRPNLPEHWTEMTFNLSHKGIDHQLTVNTAAVQITASKDTVVTINDEPYQLNEQVTQVINY
- the treR gene encoding trehalose operon repressor, which translates into the protein MNKFHDIFLELEKGILEGDYPPGTLLPSENQLVERYSVSRETIRKALNLLINAGYIQKKQGKGSIVLNVRKFDFPISGVISYKELQKAQQIHSVTKVVELKEEKVDDSLARLTGWKKDAAVWRLVRQREIDGEVVIIDIDYLLKEIIAELPEERAADSIYDYFENDLGLEISYAQKEITVEAVTENDQRLMDLNEDTYIVVVRSVVSLEDTRCFEYTESRHRLDKFKFVDFARRRKA
- a CDS encoding sulfite exporter TauE/SafE family protein, coding for MLVGIIYFLVIIFANTVGAISGMGGGVIIKPVLDALHFHPLAAISFYSSVAVFTMSIVSTLRQLKNGLTLRVQIALLVSLGSVIGGIAGNSSFEFLLKWFSDEKYVQLIQIVLTIMTLMFAFTYTKFGKERTLHLTAPFWYVTVGVFLGFISTLLGIGGGPINVALLMLCFGIAIKEATVYSIITIFFSQAAKLMTIAQGNGFGRFDLSLLLYVVPAAIIGGFVGALISGKVSSERVTQIYQVVILLVLLLNIWNGIRLFF